A genomic region of Alligator mississippiensis isolate rAllMis1 chromosome 6, rAllMis1, whole genome shotgun sequence contains the following coding sequences:
- the RLF gene encoding zinc finger protein Rlf isoform X2 gives MSCFELLLSIPESELPREVWLGFHQSMRESHDALLEFGNNNLQILVDITKEGVWKNPVLLKILSQQPVDAEEGNKLITREGPSFLQMRIKHLMKSNCIPQATALSKLCADSPEIPNASSFRQAYITCVCSMLPNEDSIKEIAKVDCKEVLDIICNLESEGQDNTAFILCTTYLTHQLQTANVYCSWELTLFWSKLQKRIDPSLDSFLERCRQFGIIAKTLQHLFFLIRVIQSEAEEAGLAVSILLCVRALQIRSNGNDEMKTSVCKTIACLLPDDLEVRRACQLTEFLLEPTFSGFSVLEELYLQPDQKFDEENAPVPNSLRCELLLALKAYWPFDPEFWDWKTLKRHCLKLLGREASDSEDDASCLDLSLNETDLFETFLSDCDETREHKYYEGRDATGLSKDKARVKKPIGSSERYQRWLQYKFFCVLCKRECIEARILHHSKMHMEDGIYTCPVCTKKFKRKDIFVPHVMEHVKMPPSRTHRPKKKILLKKEKSLQKTSTPRSPCAVPEESQQQQPQLLEKSRSDAQEYVTFSQLENCHLQDRDIYPCPGTDCSRVFKQFKYLSVHLKAEHQNNDENAKHYLDMKNRREKCAFCRRHFMTSFHLREHEQVHCGPQPYMCVSMDCYARFGSVNELLNHKQTHDDLRYKCELNGCNIVFSDLGQLYHHEAQHFRDASYTCNFLGCKKFYYSKTEFQDHLAMHDVTVTNGEVKDTSVKLEHISGDKCSYLPDTQLLEQSDNSSLHENSTLSVEPAGSQDIPEIKEESLSDNEDIDSESNCSVHFESFSTSPVQNKKEGSPLLIDAVDHHQRVPSFLISQGSVLSKLMDGRQFSNVAVCFDGKKFSCGFEGCGSTYKNAKGMQKHLRRAHPYHFKSKKKMGIKNRDILSLVTDAENSKTAGDISVELGNNSDSSVDSPENVYCNIDSKEKISFKEMICSSPESSFYERPKMASTDDNMLELLLGLKHLSLKNSNVHVANSSLAHKHFSGSFNSFSSNEAKCPKSGDESTSEFPEQQDNLPSQYLTQLAAKPFFCEHQGCTCEFVTREALLMHYVRKHNYSKEMVLQLNMFQHRYSPFKCHICQRSFTRKTHLRIHYRNKHQIGNEKVNHKIFANEKCEHVNTCAEGDSVPTPTFCDNKNELTKQPEQTELCRPKKEECSSETDVESSEEIDSNVTRKPSSMTSLDSHREELEAREGRGSKRTVAKGNLCYILHKYHKPFHCIHKSCNSAFTNQKGLIRHYRTVHQYNKEQLCLEKDKARTKRELVKCKKIFACKHKECNKRFICSKALAKHCSDFHNENLEDQKVLSEMESARFPCNHHQCPAVFYTFNKLKHHLMEEHANEEKINKDFEIQCDFNGCDRIFTNYSRYSQHVYFRHREYYNRLFGNRKEEQDNLLKDDNNEQDYLTDHYEENKNERQVKDKSKKALKNKEKHPIIFKTREEALQMCKEKADQNQYPCIVKGCLSVVKLESSIVRHYKRTHQLTSNYIEQQFEKLVVCVKCGTMIKNESRSETEVCLSQEEMRDFKQENPADTEINWKEDEEAVKPLVPDSDYDHPDTDKENQNSCSATSEGFDTEAFLYSDTLKYDHSSKPSFEEDSITEPPLCKTEGLSENNGRENGEYFTNLQLELPREKVTEDWHHCSIHQNSKRNSFCTRDKFQKHSLPKPFDLKSFKPMGFESSFLKFIQESQEREDDDDDFDELVEWESPESFQMDGDLESERDCQRDEAVNSLGSERDPEVSIPQNNHSELTEIQPLISESPSAPSLDNLRAILDKALTDCGDLALKQLHYLRPVVVLERSKFSTPLIDLFPTKKTDELCVGST, from the exons ATTGCAAAGGTGGATTGCAAGGAAGTACTAGACATCATATGTAATCTGGAATCTGAGGGACAAGATAACACTGCATTTATTCTTTGTACAACATACCTAACTCATCAGCTTCAAACTGCAAATGTTTATTGTTCCTG GGAGCTGACTCTGTTCTGGAGTAAGTTGCAAAAAAGAATTGACCCTTCTTTAGATTCCTTTTTGGAGAGATGTCGGCAGTTTGGCATCATAGCCAAGACACTACAACACTTATTTTTCCTGATAAGAGTAATTCAGTCTGAA GCAGAAGAAGCAGGTCTTGCTGTGTCAATTTTATTGTGTGTGAGAGCTCTTCAGATCAGATCAAAtggaaatgatgaaatgaaaacgTCTGTATGTAAAACAATTGCATGCCTTTTACCAGATGACCTTGAAGTTAGAAGAGCATGCCAGCTCACTGAATTTTTACTGGAGCCAACTTTCAGTGGTTTTAGCGTTCTGGAAGAGCTGTATTTGCAACCAGATCAAAAATTTGATGAAGAAAATGCACCCGTTCCAAATTCTCTCCGTTGTGAGCTTCTGCTGGCTTTAAAAGCTTATTGGCCTTTTGATCCTGAATTCTGGGACTGGAAGACTTTAAAACGACACTGTCTTAAACTGTTAGGAAGAGAAGCTTCTGATTCTGAAGATGATGCAAGTTGCCTTGATCTGTCACTCAATGAAACTGACCTATTTGAAACTTTTTTAAGTGACTGTGATGAGACTAGAGAACATAAATATTACGAAGGAAGAGATGCAACTGGTCTCTCTAAAGACAAAGCAAGAGTGAAAAAGCCAATTGGCTCTTCAGAAAGGTACCAGAGATGGCTTCAATACAAATTCTTCTGTGTGCTATGCAAAAGGGAATGTATAGAGGCTAGAATACTACATCATTCTAAGATGCACATGGAAGATGGTATTTATACATGTCCAGTGTGTACAAAGAAATTCAAGAGAAAGGACATTTTTGTACCACATGTAATGGAACATGTTAAAATGCCACCCAGTAGAACACACAGACCTAAAAAGAAAATCTTGTTGAAAAAAGAGAAATCATTACAAAAGACAAGTACCCCCAGGAGCCCTTGTGCAGTGCCAGAGGaaagccagcagcaacagccccaGCTATTGGAAAAGTCCAGAAGTGACGCACAGGAATATGTCACATTTAGTCAATTAGAAAATTGCCACCTCCAAGACAGAGACATATATCCATGTCCTGGCACAGACTGTTCAAGAGTATTTAAGCAATTTAAATACCTTAGTGTACATCTAAAAGCTGAACATCAAAACAACGATGAAAATGCAAAACACTACTTGGATATGAAAAACAGGAGAGAAAAGTGTGCTTTTTGTCGACGACACTTCATGACTTCCTTTCATCTGCGGGAGCATGAACAAGTGCATTGTGGTCCTCAGCCTTATATGTGTGTTTCTATGGATTGCTACGCTAGATTTGGGTCAGTTAATGAATTACTTAATCACAAACAAACACATGACGATCTACGTTACAAATGTGAGTTGAATGGCTGTAACATTGTTTTCAGTGATTTGGGGCAGCTTTACCACCATGAAGCGCAGCACTTTAGGGATGCATCATACACATGTAATTTTCTCGGTTGCAAAAAATTCTATTATTCAAAAACAGAATTTCAGGATCACCTTGCAATGCATGATGTTACAGTAACGAACGGGGAAGTGAAGGACACATCAGTTAAACTTGAACATATTTCAGGAGACAAATGTAGTTATCTTCCTGACACCCAACTGCTCGAACAATCAGATAATTCCAGTCTGCATGAAAATAGTACGTTGTCCGTGGAGCCTGCAGGTTCTCAAGATATCCCAGAGATTAAGGAGGAAAGTCTGTCCGATAATGAAGATATAGATAGTGAAAGCAACTGCAGCGTGCATTTTGAGAGCTTCAGCACATCTCCTGTACAGAATAAAAAGGAAGGGTCTCCTTTGTTGATTGATGCAGTGGACCACCATCAGAGAGTTCCAAGTTTTCTAATATCCCAGGGAAGTGTTCTCTCAAAACTGATGGATGGAAGGCAGTTTTCCAATGTAGCAGTTTGCTTTGATGGAAAAAAATTTTCTTGCGGCTTTGAAGGCTGTGGTTCAACATATAAAAATGCCAAAGGTATGCAAAAACATCTTCGAAGGGCTCATCCATACCACTTCAAATCTAAAAAAAAGATGGGGATCAAAAATAGAGACATTCTCAGTCTAGTCACGGATGctgaaaacagcaaaacagctgGTGATATCAGTGTGGAGCTAGGGAATAATTCAGACTCAAGTGTTGACTCTCCAGAAAATGTATATTGTAATATAGACTCTAAAGAAAAGATCAGCTTCAAGGAAATGATTTGTTCTTCCCCAGAATCTTCCTTTTACGAACGTCCTAAAATGGCAAGTACTGACGATAACATGTTAGAACTTCTGTTGGGCTTGAAACATTTAAGCCTAAAAAATTCCAATGTTCACGTTGCAAATTCTTCTTTAGCACACAAGCATTTTTCAGGGtcatttaattcattttcatCAAATGAAGCCAAATGCCCTAAATCAGGAGATGAATCTACCTCAGAATTTCCAGAGCAACAAGACAACTTACCTAGCCAGTATCTTACACAGCTGGCAGCTAAACCATTTTTCTGTGAACATCAAGGTTGTACATGCGAGTTTGTGACCAGAGAAGCTCTCTTAATGCATTATGTTAGAAAACATAATTATTCAAAGGAAATGGTTCTTCAGCTAAATATGTTTCAGCATCGCTATTCACCGTTTAAATGTCATATTTGCCAAAGATCATTTACAAGAAAAACACACCTTAGAATTCATTATAGAAACAAACATCAAATTGGCAATGAGAAGGTAAATCACAAAATATTTGCCAATGAAAAATGTGAGCATGTAAACACGTGTGCAGAGGGTGACTCTGTACCCACACCTACTTTCTGTGACAATAAAAATGAACTTACTAAGCAACCTGAGCAAACTGAGCTGTGCCGTCCTAAGAAGGAGGAGTGTAGTTCTGAAACCGATGTGGAGTCCAGTGAAGAAATAGATAGTAATGTAACTAGAAAACCCTCTAGCATGACTTCTCTGGACAGCCACAGGGAAGAACTGGAagcaagagaaggaagaggaagtaaaagaACAGTTGCCAAAGGAAACTTATGTTATATATTGCATAAGTACCACAAACCGTTTCATTGTATTCATAAAAGTTGCAATTCTGCCTTTACCAATCAGAAAGGCTTGATTCGTCATTATAGAACTGTACACCAGTATAATAAAGAGCAGCTCTGTTTGGAAAAAGACAAAGCAAGAACAAAAAGGGAACTTgtcaaatgtaaaaaaatatttgcatgcaaacacaaagagTGTAATAAACGTTTCATTTGTTCTAAGGCTCTTGCTAAACATTGTAGTGACTTTCATAATGAAAATTTGGAGGATCAAAAAGTGCTTTCTGAAATGGAATCTGCAAGGTTTCCTTGTAACCATCATCAATGCCCTGCTGTATTTTACACTTTTAACAAGTTAAAACATCACCTGATGGAAGAACATGccaatgaagaaaaaataaacaaagattTTGAAATCCAGTGCGACTTCAATGGCTGTGACCGAATTTTCACTAATTACAGTCGTTACTCTCAGCATGTATATTTCAGACATAGGGAATACTACAACAGACTCTTTGGGAATCGGAAAGAGGAGCAAGATAACCTGCTGAAAGATGATAACAATGAACAAGATTATTTGACAGATCACTACGAGGAGAATAAGAATGAGAGGCAGGTAAAAGACAAATCCAAAAAAGCTCTCAAAAATAAGGAAAAGCATCCCATTATTTTTAAAACGAGGGAGGAAGCCCTGCAAATGTGTAAAGAGAAAGCTGACCAGAACCAGTATCCCTGCATAGTCAAAGGGTGTCTGTCTGTGGTTAAATTGGAAAGTAGTATTGTGAGACATTATAAGCGCACACATCAGCTGACCAGTAATTATATAGAACAACAGTTTGAGAAACTTGTAGTTTGTGTTAAATGTGGTACAATGATTAAAAATGAATCCCGTTCAGAAACAGAGGTGTGTTTAAGCCAAGAGGAAATGAGAGACTTTAAACAGGAAAATCCAGCAGATACCGAAATTAATTGGAAGGAAGATGAAGAAGCCGTAAAACCTCTTGTTCCAGATAGTGACTATGATCATCCAGATACAGACAAAGAAAATCAAAACAGCTGCTCAGCTACTAGTGAGGGTTTTGACACAGAGGCCTTTTTGTATTCAGACACTCTAAAATATGACCACAGTTCAAAACCCAGTTTTGAAGAAGATAGCATAACTGAGCCACCTTTGTGTAAAACAGAAGGGTTGTCTGAAAACAATGGAAGAGAAAATGGTGAGTATTTTACCAATTTGCAATTGGAGTTACCAAGGGAGAAGGTCACAGAAGACTGGCACCACTGTTCGATTCATCAGAATTCGAAAAGAAATTCTTTCTGTACAAGAGACAAGTTTCAGAAGCATTCATTGCCCAAACCCTTTGATTTAAAGTCCTTTAAGCCAATGGGATTTGAATCTTCATTTCTAAAATTTATTCAAGAAAGCCAGGAAAGAGAGGATGACGACGATGATTTCGATGAACTTGTTGAATGGGAGTCCCCCGAGTCATTTCAGATGGATGGTGACTTAGAGAGTGAGAGAGACTGTCAAAGAGATGAGGCAGTTAACAGTTTGGGGAGTGAGAGAGATCCAGAAGTGAGCATACCCCAAAATAATCATTCAGAGCTTACTGAAATCCAGCCTTTAATATCGGAATCGCCATCTGCCCCTTCTCTAGACAACTTGCGGGCCATATTGGACAAGGCATTAACAGACTGTGGAGACCTTGCCTTAAAACAGCTTCATTACTTACGACCAGTAGTTGTCCTTGAAAGATCCAAATTTTCCACTCCCCTTATAGACTTGTTTCCAACAAAAAAGACAGATGAGCTTTGTGTGGGAAGTACATAA
- the RLF gene encoding zinc finger protein Rlf isoform X3, whose product MRIKHLMKSNCIPQATALSKLCADSPEIPNASSFRQAYITCVCSMLPNEDSIKEIAKVDCKEVLDIICNLESEGQDNTAFILCTTYLTHQLQTANVYCSWELTLFWSKLQKRIDPSLDSFLERCRQFGIIAKTLQHLFFLIRVIQSEAEEAGLAVSILLCVRALQIRSNGNDEMKTSVCKTIACLLPDDLEVRRACQLTEFLLEPTFSGFSVLEELYLQPDQKFDEENAPVPNSLRCELLLALKAYWPFDPEFWDWKTLKRHCLKLLGREASDSEDDASCLDLSLNETDLFETFLSDCDETREHKYYEGRDATGLSKDKARVKKPIGSSERYQRWLQYKFFCVLCKRECIEARILHHSKMHMEDGIYTCPVCTKKFKRKDIFVPHVMEHVKMPPSRTHRPKKKILLKKEKSLQKTSTPRSPCAVPEESQQQQPQLLEKSRSDAQEYVTFSQLENCHLQDRDIYPCPGTDCSRVFKQFKYLSVHLKAEHQNNDENAKHYLDMKNRREKCAFCRRHFMTSFHLREHEQVHCGPQPYMCVSMDCYARFGSVNELLNHKQTHDDLRYKCELNGCNIVFSDLGQLYHHEAQHFRDASYTCNFLGCKKFYYSKTEFQDHLAMHDVTVTNGEVKDTSVKLEHISGDKCSYLPDTQLLEQSDNSSLHENSTLSVEPAGSQDIPEIKEESLSDNEDIDSESNCSVHFESFSTSPVQNKKEGSPLLIDAVDHHQRVPSFLISQGSVLSKLMDGRQFSNVAVCFDGKKFSCGFEGCGSTYKNAKGMQKHLRRAHPYHFKSKKKMGIKNRDILSLVTDAENSKTAGDISVELGNNSDSSVDSPENVYCNIDSKEKISFKEMICSSPESSFYERPKMASTDDNMLELLLGLKHLSLKNSNVHVANSSLAHKHFSGSFNSFSSNEAKCPKSGDESTSEFPEQQDNLPSQYLTQLAAKPFFCEHQGCTCEFVTREALLMHYVRKHNYSKEMVLQLNMFQHRYSPFKCHICQRSFTRKTHLRIHYRNKHQIGNEKVNHKIFANEKCEHVNTCAEGDSVPTPTFCDNKNELTKQPEQTELCRPKKEECSSETDVESSEEIDSNVTRKPSSMTSLDSHREELEAREGRGSKRTVAKGNLCYILHKYHKPFHCIHKSCNSAFTNQKGLIRHYRTVHQYNKEQLCLEKDKARTKRELVKCKKIFACKHKECNKRFICSKALAKHCSDFHNENLEDQKVLSEMESARFPCNHHQCPAVFYTFNKLKHHLMEEHANEEKINKDFEIQCDFNGCDRIFTNYSRYSQHVYFRHREYYNRLFGNRKEEQDNLLKDDNNEQDYLTDHYEENKNERQVKDKSKKALKNKEKHPIIFKTREEALQMCKEKADQNQYPCIVKGCLSVVKLESSIVRHYKRTHQLTSNYIEQQFEKLVVCVKCGTMIKNESRSETEVCLSQEEMRDFKQENPADTEINWKEDEEAVKPLVPDSDYDHPDTDKENQNSCSATSEGFDTEAFLYSDTLKYDHSSKPSFEEDSITEPPLCKTEGLSENNGRENGEYFTNLQLELPREKVTEDWHHCSIHQNSKRNSFCTRDKFQKHSLPKPFDLKSFKPMGFESSFLKFIQESQEREDDDDDFDELVEWESPESFQMDGDLESERDCQRDEAVNSLGSERDPEVSIPQNNHSELTEIQPLISESPSAPSLDNLRAILDKALTDCGDLALKQLHYLRPVVVLERSKFSTPLIDLFPTKKTDELCVGST is encoded by the exons ATTGCAAAGGTGGATTGCAAGGAAGTACTAGACATCATATGTAATCTGGAATCTGAGGGACAAGATAACACTGCATTTATTCTTTGTACAACATACCTAACTCATCAGCTTCAAACTGCAAATGTTTATTGTTCCTG GGAGCTGACTCTGTTCTGGAGTAAGTTGCAAAAAAGAATTGACCCTTCTTTAGATTCCTTTTTGGAGAGATGTCGGCAGTTTGGCATCATAGCCAAGACACTACAACACTTATTTTTCCTGATAAGAGTAATTCAGTCTGAA GCAGAAGAAGCAGGTCTTGCTGTGTCAATTTTATTGTGTGTGAGAGCTCTTCAGATCAGATCAAAtggaaatgatgaaatgaaaacgTCTGTATGTAAAACAATTGCATGCCTTTTACCAGATGACCTTGAAGTTAGAAGAGCATGCCAGCTCACTGAATTTTTACTGGAGCCAACTTTCAGTGGTTTTAGCGTTCTGGAAGAGCTGTATTTGCAACCAGATCAAAAATTTGATGAAGAAAATGCACCCGTTCCAAATTCTCTCCGTTGTGAGCTTCTGCTGGCTTTAAAAGCTTATTGGCCTTTTGATCCTGAATTCTGGGACTGGAAGACTTTAAAACGACACTGTCTTAAACTGTTAGGAAGAGAAGCTTCTGATTCTGAAGATGATGCAAGTTGCCTTGATCTGTCACTCAATGAAACTGACCTATTTGAAACTTTTTTAAGTGACTGTGATGAGACTAGAGAACATAAATATTACGAAGGAAGAGATGCAACTGGTCTCTCTAAAGACAAAGCAAGAGTGAAAAAGCCAATTGGCTCTTCAGAAAGGTACCAGAGATGGCTTCAATACAAATTCTTCTGTGTGCTATGCAAAAGGGAATGTATAGAGGCTAGAATACTACATCATTCTAAGATGCACATGGAAGATGGTATTTATACATGTCCAGTGTGTACAAAGAAATTCAAGAGAAAGGACATTTTTGTACCACATGTAATGGAACATGTTAAAATGCCACCCAGTAGAACACACAGACCTAAAAAGAAAATCTTGTTGAAAAAAGAGAAATCATTACAAAAGACAAGTACCCCCAGGAGCCCTTGTGCAGTGCCAGAGGaaagccagcagcaacagccccaGCTATTGGAAAAGTCCAGAAGTGACGCACAGGAATATGTCACATTTAGTCAATTAGAAAATTGCCACCTCCAAGACAGAGACATATATCCATGTCCTGGCACAGACTGTTCAAGAGTATTTAAGCAATTTAAATACCTTAGTGTACATCTAAAAGCTGAACATCAAAACAACGATGAAAATGCAAAACACTACTTGGATATGAAAAACAGGAGAGAAAAGTGTGCTTTTTGTCGACGACACTTCATGACTTCCTTTCATCTGCGGGAGCATGAACAAGTGCATTGTGGTCCTCAGCCTTATATGTGTGTTTCTATGGATTGCTACGCTAGATTTGGGTCAGTTAATGAATTACTTAATCACAAACAAACACATGACGATCTACGTTACAAATGTGAGTTGAATGGCTGTAACATTGTTTTCAGTGATTTGGGGCAGCTTTACCACCATGAAGCGCAGCACTTTAGGGATGCATCATACACATGTAATTTTCTCGGTTGCAAAAAATTCTATTATTCAAAAACAGAATTTCAGGATCACCTTGCAATGCATGATGTTACAGTAACGAACGGGGAAGTGAAGGACACATCAGTTAAACTTGAACATATTTCAGGAGACAAATGTAGTTATCTTCCTGACACCCAACTGCTCGAACAATCAGATAATTCCAGTCTGCATGAAAATAGTACGTTGTCCGTGGAGCCTGCAGGTTCTCAAGATATCCCAGAGATTAAGGAGGAAAGTCTGTCCGATAATGAAGATATAGATAGTGAAAGCAACTGCAGCGTGCATTTTGAGAGCTTCAGCACATCTCCTGTACAGAATAAAAAGGAAGGGTCTCCTTTGTTGATTGATGCAGTGGACCACCATCAGAGAGTTCCAAGTTTTCTAATATCCCAGGGAAGTGTTCTCTCAAAACTGATGGATGGAAGGCAGTTTTCCAATGTAGCAGTTTGCTTTGATGGAAAAAAATTTTCTTGCGGCTTTGAAGGCTGTGGTTCAACATATAAAAATGCCAAAGGTATGCAAAAACATCTTCGAAGGGCTCATCCATACCACTTCAAATCTAAAAAAAAGATGGGGATCAAAAATAGAGACATTCTCAGTCTAGTCACGGATGctgaaaacagcaaaacagctgGTGATATCAGTGTGGAGCTAGGGAATAATTCAGACTCAAGTGTTGACTCTCCAGAAAATGTATATTGTAATATAGACTCTAAAGAAAAGATCAGCTTCAAGGAAATGATTTGTTCTTCCCCAGAATCTTCCTTTTACGAACGTCCTAAAATGGCAAGTACTGACGATAACATGTTAGAACTTCTGTTGGGCTTGAAACATTTAAGCCTAAAAAATTCCAATGTTCACGTTGCAAATTCTTCTTTAGCACACAAGCATTTTTCAGGGtcatttaattcattttcatCAAATGAAGCCAAATGCCCTAAATCAGGAGATGAATCTACCTCAGAATTTCCAGAGCAACAAGACAACTTACCTAGCCAGTATCTTACACAGCTGGCAGCTAAACCATTTTTCTGTGAACATCAAGGTTGTACATGCGAGTTTGTGACCAGAGAAGCTCTCTTAATGCATTATGTTAGAAAACATAATTATTCAAAGGAAATGGTTCTTCAGCTAAATATGTTTCAGCATCGCTATTCACCGTTTAAATGTCATATTTGCCAAAGATCATTTACAAGAAAAACACACCTTAGAATTCATTATAGAAACAAACATCAAATTGGCAATGAGAAGGTAAATCACAAAATATTTGCCAATGAAAAATGTGAGCATGTAAACACGTGTGCAGAGGGTGACTCTGTACCCACACCTACTTTCTGTGACAATAAAAATGAACTTACTAAGCAACCTGAGCAAACTGAGCTGTGCCGTCCTAAGAAGGAGGAGTGTAGTTCTGAAACCGATGTGGAGTCCAGTGAAGAAATAGATAGTAATGTAACTAGAAAACCCTCTAGCATGACTTCTCTGGACAGCCACAGGGAAGAACTGGAagcaagagaaggaagaggaagtaaaagaACAGTTGCCAAAGGAAACTTATGTTATATATTGCATAAGTACCACAAACCGTTTCATTGTATTCATAAAAGTTGCAATTCTGCCTTTACCAATCAGAAAGGCTTGATTCGTCATTATAGAACTGTACACCAGTATAATAAAGAGCAGCTCTGTTTGGAAAAAGACAAAGCAAGAACAAAAAGGGAACTTgtcaaatgtaaaaaaatatttgcatgcaaacacaaagagTGTAATAAACGTTTCATTTGTTCTAAGGCTCTTGCTAAACATTGTAGTGACTTTCATAATGAAAATTTGGAGGATCAAAAAGTGCTTTCTGAAATGGAATCTGCAAGGTTTCCTTGTAACCATCATCAATGCCCTGCTGTATTTTACACTTTTAACAAGTTAAAACATCACCTGATGGAAGAACATGccaatgaagaaaaaataaacaaagattTTGAAATCCAGTGCGACTTCAATGGCTGTGACCGAATTTTCACTAATTACAGTCGTTACTCTCAGCATGTATATTTCAGACATAGGGAATACTACAACAGACTCTTTGGGAATCGGAAAGAGGAGCAAGATAACCTGCTGAAAGATGATAACAATGAACAAGATTATTTGACAGATCACTACGAGGAGAATAAGAATGAGAGGCAGGTAAAAGACAAATCCAAAAAAGCTCTCAAAAATAAGGAAAAGCATCCCATTATTTTTAAAACGAGGGAGGAAGCCCTGCAAATGTGTAAAGAGAAAGCTGACCAGAACCAGTATCCCTGCATAGTCAAAGGGTGTCTGTCTGTGGTTAAATTGGAAAGTAGTATTGTGAGACATTATAAGCGCACACATCAGCTGACCAGTAATTATATAGAACAACAGTTTGAGAAACTTGTAGTTTGTGTTAAATGTGGTACAATGATTAAAAATGAATCCCGTTCAGAAACAGAGGTGTGTTTAAGCCAAGAGGAAATGAGAGACTTTAAACAGGAAAATCCAGCAGATACCGAAATTAATTGGAAGGAAGATGAAGAAGCCGTAAAACCTCTTGTTCCAGATAGTGACTATGATCATCCAGATACAGACAAAGAAAATCAAAACAGCTGCTCAGCTACTAGTGAGGGTTTTGACACAGAGGCCTTTTTGTATTCAGACACTCTAAAATATGACCACAGTTCAAAACCCAGTTTTGAAGAAGATAGCATAACTGAGCCACCTTTGTGTAAAACAGAAGGGTTGTCTGAAAACAATGGAAGAGAAAATGGTGAGTATTTTACCAATTTGCAATTGGAGTTACCAAGGGAGAAGGTCACAGAAGACTGGCACCACTGTTCGATTCATCAGAATTCGAAAAGAAATTCTTTCTGTACAAGAGACAAGTTTCAGAAGCATTCATTGCCCAAACCCTTTGATTTAAAGTCCTTTAAGCCAATGGGATTTGAATCTTCATTTCTAAAATTTATTCAAGAAAGCCAGGAAAGAGAGGATGACGACGATGATTTCGATGAACTTGTTGAATGGGAGTCCCCCGAGTCATTTCAGATGGATGGTGACTTAGAGAGTGAGAGAGACTGTCAAAGAGATGAGGCAGTTAACAGTTTGGGGAGTGAGAGAGATCCAGAAGTGAGCATACCCCAAAATAATCATTCAGAGCTTACTGAAATCCAGCCTTTAATATCGGAATCGCCATCTGCCCCTTCTCTAGACAACTTGCGGGCCATATTGGACAAGGCATTAACAGACTGTGGAGACCTTGCCTTAAAACAGCTTCATTACTTACGACCAGTAGTTGTCCTTGAAAGATCCAAATTTTCCACTCCCCTTATAGACTTGTTTCCAACAAAAAAGACAGATGAGCTTTGTGTGGGAAGTACATAA